In Ignavibacteriales bacterium, a single window of DNA contains:
- a CDS encoding PAS domain S-box protein, whose protein sequence is MAKTVNLNHSKDNAPLHDDVRYLLNALPDIIYVISRDGKILEGNDAGINLLKNNDTPILSMHFRDYLPPASQEQFAQILSRCSQTSERQRLETTLAIKNNNILDVELFFSTLNVLNHKYSDCYLVVARDISAQKKQELDLLRFTNLAHFTVNPIEITDQHGNIIYVNPAFEQASGYSKDELVGKNPNIFSSRKHPKSFWHKMWQTISSGKVWVGEVENLKRNGDPFYTQILVSPIIHPDGELVGYFGIHRDISDQKYLEQQLIHAQKMESIGMLAAGLAHEVGNPLASISSLVQIIQRTSEDEFTQEKLELIKSQVNRISRIIRDLVDYSRRSTYEVQLTDVNKTIRDAIEIVKVSKKAKEITINSKLEDNLPPLMLVPDQIEQVFINLLLNAVDALQGVIPTMENKKQIYVHSTLSEDSLVVTVEDSGKGIKQDDLSKIFEPFFTTKKVGEGTGLGLWVSYGIIKSFRGEIRVKSHENVGTTFTIYLPI, encoded by the coding sequence ATGGCAAAAACTGTCAATCTAAATCATTCTAAAGATAACGCTCCGTTGCATGATGACGTGCGATATCTTCTCAACGCTCTACCCGATATCATTTACGTGATTTCACGGGATGGTAAAATTCTGGAAGGTAACGATGCAGGAATCAATTTATTGAAGAATAACGATACTCCGATTCTTTCGATGCATTTTCGTGATTATTTGCCTCCTGCATCTCAAGAACAATTCGCTCAAATACTGAGCCGTTGTTCACAAACGTCTGAGCGACAAAGATTAGAAACTACGTTAGCAATAAAGAATAATAATATTCTGGATGTGGAGTTATTTTTCAGCACGCTGAATGTACTTAACCATAAGTATTCCGATTGTTATCTGGTTGTTGCACGTGACATTTCAGCACAAAAAAAACAAGAACTCGATCTGCTACGATTCACGAATTTAGCTCACTTCACCGTAAATCCGATTGAGATAACGGATCAGCACGGCAATATCATATATGTCAACCCTGCTTTCGAACAAGCCAGCGGTTATTCAAAAGATGAATTGGTCGGAAAAAATCCTAACATTTTCAGCAGCCGCAAGCATCCGAAAAGCTTTTGGCACAAGATGTGGCAAACTATATCGTCCGGAAAAGTATGGGTAGGAGAAGTTGAGAACCTAAAACGGAACGGAGATCCATTCTACACACAGATTCTCGTCTCGCCAATCATCCACCCTGACGGAGAGTTGGTGGGATATTTTGGAATTCATCGCGATATATCTGACCAAAAATATCTTGAGCAACAATTAATTCATGCGCAAAAAATGGAGAGTATCGGAATGCTTGCCGCCGGATTGGCGCACGAGGTTGGTAATCCGTTAGCGTCAATATCTTCTCTTGTTCAAATCATCCAGCGAACCAGCGAAGATGAATTCACACAAGAGAAACTTGAACTTATTAAAAGTCAGGTAAATAGAATTTCAAGAATAATCCGTGACCTTGTAGATTATTCTCGTCGGTCAACATACGAAGTACAATTGACAGATGTAAATAAGACCATACGCGATGCTATTGAAATTGTAAAGGTAAGTAAAAAAGCAAAAGAGATAACAATAAATTCAAAACTTGAAGATAATCTGCCTCCTCTGATGCTTGTCCCTGATCAGATTGAACAAGTATTTATCAATCTGCTGCTGAATGCCGTGGACGCTTTACAGGGAGTAATACCTACTATGGAAAATAAAAAACAGATTTATGTTCATTCTACTTTAAGCGAAGACTCTCTCGTCGTCACTGTTGAAGATAGCGGAAAGGGTATTAAGCAAGACGATTTGTCTAAAATCTTCGAGCCATTTTTTACAACCAAGAAAGTTGGCGAAGGAACAGGATTGGGTTTGTGGGTTAGTTACGGAATAATAAAAAGCTTTAGAGGTGAAATCCGGGTGAAGAGTCATGAAAATGTAGGTACAACCTTTACTATCTACCTGCCGATATAG
- the lnt gene encoding apolipoprotein N-acyltransferase, with protein sequence MKLFLGLLSGLLLGLSFPPVPTGVAVLIAFVPFFLLLSTLENYGSTFRYTYFTIFIFNLITTYWAGGFVHLKDWYMMVAGLLLIIGHPLFFIVPVFVWLFIRKQFGFKISIYTFPFIWVGFEYLHGIGDLGFPWLTIGNTQTYDLSVVQMASITGAYGISFWILWINVLIFLLFVKLFLKEWNISEKRSMLLIATILIMYFIPKIYGIILLDGKPSIENNNVSISVIQPNIDTFEKWTGDPTVPFEILQDQTKDIRSIHPDLVLWPETAIPFYILQPQNIYYLNQLKRTVDYLDIHLLAGIPDIAYYSPTDHFPQSSKISKSGERYDSFNSSILLSPHESNIQKYSKIVLVPFAERVPFSEELSFLDIMEWNFGLGGWGHGRDTTVFEINLRNGRIVKFSNLICYESVFPTFVRTFVKNGAEFLTVITNDSWWGNTSGAYQHKQIAIMRAVENRRWVVQCANGGISCFIDAYGTIVQQSDLYTKTILSQNVKASKEITFYTEYGDWLAEMCVMLSLFFVMAAISGKFYKTLRSRDYHGIH encoded by the coding sequence ATGAAATTATTTTTGGGATTATTATCCGGATTGTTATTGGGATTATCATTCCCTCCGGTACCGACAGGTGTAGCCGTGTTGATAGCATTCGTTCCTTTCTTCCTGCTTCTCAGCACACTTGAAAATTACGGTTCCACATTTCGCTACACTTATTTCACAATTTTCATTTTCAATCTGATTACTACATATTGGGCTGGCGGCTTTGTTCACTTGAAAGATTGGTACATGATGGTAGCGGGATTGTTGCTGATTATCGGTCACCCGCTATTTTTTATTGTTCCTGTTTTTGTATGGTTATTCATACGTAAACAATTTGGTTTTAAAATCTCGATATATACTTTCCCATTTATTTGGGTCGGATTCGAATATCTTCACGGAATAGGAGATTTAGGATTTCCTTGGCTTACCATCGGGAACACGCAAACATACGATTTATCTGTTGTTCAAATGGCATCTATCACCGGTGCGTATGGCATATCTTTTTGGATACTATGGATCAATGTTCTGATATTCCTCCTGTTTGTAAAATTATTTTTGAAAGAATGGAACATTTCTGAAAAAAGGAGTATGTTGTTAATAGCAACAATACTAATCATGTACTTCATTCCGAAAATTTATGGAATTATTCTTCTTGATGGGAAACCATCAATAGAAAATAATAATGTTTCAATTTCTGTAATACAACCAAACATTGATACATTTGAAAAATGGACTGGCGATCCTACAGTTCCGTTTGAAATCTTACAGGACCAGACGAAGGATATTCGATCTATTCATCCCGATTTAGTTTTATGGCCCGAGACAGCTATTCCATTTTATATTCTGCAGCCGCAAAATATTTATTATTTAAATCAGTTAAAACGAACAGTTGATTACCTTGATATCCATCTATTAGCGGGTATTCCTGATATCGCTTATTACTCTCCGACTGATCATTTTCCCCAAAGCAGTAAAATATCCAAAAGCGGTGAGAGATATGATTCGTTCAATAGTTCTATATTGCTGTCACCCCATGAGAGCAATATTCAAAAATATTCAAAAATTGTTCTAGTTCCTTTTGCAGAAAGAGTACCGTTTTCGGAGGAACTAAGTTTCTTAGATATCATGGAATGGAATTTCGGACTAGGTGGATGGGGTCATGGGAGAGATACAACTGTTTTTGAAATTAATCTCCGAAATGGGAGAATCGTAAAATTTTCAAACCTTATTTGCTATGAATCTGTTTTTCCAACTTTTGTGCGCACATTTGTTAAAAATGGAGCAGAATTCTTGACTGTCATAACAAACGATAGTTGGTGGGGAAATACTTCCGGTGCCTACCAACATAAACAAATTGCCATCATGCGGGCTGTCGAAAATAGAAGATGGGTTGTGCAGTGCGCGAACGGTGGTATATCATGTTTTATTGATGCGTACGGGACTATCGTGCAGCAATCAGATTTGTACACTAAAACAATACTCTCACAAAATGTTAAAGCAAGTAAAGAAATAACTTTTTATACTGAATATGGAGATTGGCTTGCTGAAATGTGTGTAATGCTAAGTTTATTTTTCGTAATGGCGGCAATCAGCGGCAAATTTTATAAAACTTTAAGAAGCAGAGATTATCATGGAATACATTGA
- a CDS encoding DedA family protein, which yields MEELIQTIAKLDPAWIYLTIFVVAFIENIFPPAPSDILVVFGGALAGMEQGNFVFAFLAGAFGGTLGFMVMYAIGKWFGHSILETGKIKFIKLDDLHRFERWFQKWGFWLIIGNRFLSGTRAVVSFFAGVSELEFKRTTVLSLISSVFWYAILVYAGYSLGQHWEQVGDLLKTYSIAVTIVIVLIGALSAGRYFFLKKKK from the coding sequence TTGGAAGAATTAATACAAACAATAGCGAAGCTTGATCCGGCTTGGATCTATTTAACAATATTTGTCGTTGCCTTCATCGAAAATATATTTCCTCCCGCACCAAGCGATATACTTGTTGTGTTCGGCGGTGCATTGGCAGGGATGGAACAGGGAAACTTTGTTTTCGCATTTCTCGCAGGTGCATTTGGCGGCACATTAGGTTTTATGGTTATGTACGCGATTGGTAAATGGTTCGGTCACTCGATTTTAGAAACGGGGAAAATAAAATTCATAAAACTGGATGATTTGCATAGATTTGAACGATGGTTCCAAAAGTGGGGATTCTGGTTAATTATCGGTAACCGGTTTCTCTCAGGCACAAGGGCTGTTGTTTCTTTTTTCGCGGGTGTGTCAGAGCTCGAGTTTAAACGAACAACCGTTCTTTCGTTAATTAGTTCGGTGTTCTGGTATGCAATACTTGTTTATGCAGGCTACTCACTCGGTCAACACTGGGAACAGGTTGGTGATTTATTGAAGACATATAGTATAGCTGTAACGATAGTTATTGTTCTGATCGGGGCATTAAGCGCAGGACGATATTTCTTCCTAAAAAAAAAGAAATAA
- a CDS encoding decaprenyl-phosphate phosphoribosyltransferase has product MKTIRYIIASMRIQQWIKNLFIFSALIFSGNLFYLTDIYLTVSGFILFSFISSGVYLLNDIVDIEKDKLHPIKSVRPLASGKLSPNIALVVAVLLIVLGISVSYLLQPYFALVLLIYLILNVWYSYQLKTFVILDVMTISAGFVLRVVGGAIIIGVPTSEWLIICTILLSLFLGFSKRRHELLILEQHANTHRPVLQHYSPYFLDQMIGIVTATTVMSYALYTISDETIHKFGTKNLIYTVPFVLYGIFRYLYLVHKKEGGGNPTKIMVTDPPLIVNVILWIVIAIIIIYRK; this is encoded by the coding sequence ATGAAAACAATAAGATACATAATCGCGTCAATGCGGATCCAGCAATGGATAAAAAATTTATTTATATTTTCCGCGCTCATCTTCTCCGGTAATCTATTTTATCTTACCGATATTTATCTTACGGTCAGCGGTTTTATCCTATTTTCTTTTATCTCAAGCGGTGTCTACCTCTTGAATGATATAGTAGACATTGAAAAGGATAAATTGCATCCTATAAAATCAGTGAGACCCTTAGCATCGGGAAAACTGTCACCAAATATCGCGTTAGTTGTCGCTGTATTGCTGATTGTTCTCGGTATTAGTGTATCATATTTGTTGCAACCATATTTTGCACTGGTGTTGTTAATATATTTGATCCTTAATGTCTGGTATTCGTATCAGTTAAAAACATTCGTGATACTCGATGTGATGACGATATCAGCCGGATTTGTACTACGTGTTGTTGGAGGTGCGATCATAATTGGTGTGCCGACATCTGAGTGGCTGATAATTTGTACGATTTTATTATCTCTTTTTCTCGGGTTCAGCAAACGGCGGCATGAATTATTAATCTTGGAACAACACGCAAATACTCACAGACCCGTACTTCAACATTACAGTCCATACTTCCTCGATCAGATGATAGGAATTGTTACGGCAACAACAGTAATGTCGTATGCTCTTTACACCATCTCCGATGAAACTATCCATAAATTTGGAACTAAAAATTTAATTTACACGGTACCGTTTGTGTTGTACGGAATATTCCGTTACCTTTACCTCGTTCATAAAAAAGAAGGCGGGGGAAATCCTACGAAAATAATGGTCACAGACCCACCGCTTATTGTTAATGTAATACTCTGGATTGTAATTGCAATCATTATCATCTACCGGAAATAA
- a CDS encoding 2-C-methyl-D-erythritol 2,4-cyclodiphosphate synthase, which yields MDIRVGFGYDVHKMIINRKLILGGVEIPFIKGLLGHSDADVLCHAIADALLGAAALGDIGKHFPDTDNRFKDVSSIVLLRHVGGLIRSNNYEIVNIDSTILLQQPKVAPYIKKMRENIADCLGIYVNQVSVKATTNEELGFIGLGEGAAAYSVVSIRGI from the coding sequence ATGGATATTCGAGTTGGTTTTGGTTATGATGTGCACAAGATGATAATCAACCGTAAATTGATTTTGGGGGGAGTTGAAATACCGTTTATTAAAGGTTTACTCGGGCATTCCGATGCGGATGTTCTCTGTCATGCAATTGCCGATGCTCTGCTGGGTGCTGCTGCACTGGGAGATATTGGAAAACATTTTCCGGACACCGATAATCGATTTAAGGATGTTTCAAGCATTGTCCTTTTGCGTCATGTGGGAGGATTAATAAGATCTAATAATTACGAGATCGTCAATATCGATTCGACAATTCTACTTCAGCAACCGAAAGTTGCTCCGTATATCAAAAAGATGCGGGAGAATATTGCCGATTGTTTAGGAATCTATGTGAACCAGGTCTCTGTAAAAGCTACCACGAATGAAGAATTGGGATTCATTGGATTGGGTGAAGGGGCTGCGGCATATTCTGTGGTTTCCATTCGCGGAATTTAA
- a CDS encoding phosphatase PAP2 family protein, with protein sequence MPPITDWNLSWIGRGIAITLWLLLFWLGGKRGRTVALLLIILIIITDQLSANILKNYFEKIRPCQKINGVPVVETVHLLVGCGGGYSFPSGHATNNIAFATLISYYYPKWKWVAFSYGILMAMSRVFVGVHYPSDILFGGLLGAFCALILIKTWNHVSHRYPFLDLRS encoded by the coding sequence ATGCCACCGATTACAGATTGGAACCTTAGTTGGATAGGAAGAGGGATAGCAATCACTCTTTGGTTATTGCTTTTTTGGTTGGGGGGTAAGCGCGGAAGAACAGTTGCTCTTTTATTAATCATATTAATTATTATAACAGATCAATTAAGTGCAAATATTTTAAAAAATTATTTTGAAAAAATACGCCCGTGTCAAAAAATAAATGGTGTTCCTGTTGTTGAAACTGTTCATTTATTGGTTGGATGTGGTGGCGGTTATTCTTTTCCATCTGGTCATGCCACAAACAATATCGCGTTTGCCACACTTATTTCATATTATTATCCTAAATGGAAATGGGTTGCATTTTCTTATGGAATATTGATGGCAATGTCGCGAGTTTTTGTTGGCGTACATTATCCTTCAGATATACTATTCGGAGGTTTACTCGGTGCATTCTGCGCACTAATTTTAATTAAAACTTGGAACCATGTTTCTCACCGCTATCCATTTTTGGATCTTAGGTCGTGA
- a CDS encoding DMT family transporter, translating to MTKQHRAELYMAAVTFIWGSTFVISKSLLDYTTPLAYTALRFFLSAAIVMILFYKRVSVIPLSTMLKGSVLGILLFFGFALQTVGLQYTTASKSAFFTGMLVVLTPIVYFTVQHFLKMEKKPLRTGNIIGVIFAAFGLFLLTSPEGSSFNFGDALTLGCAGLFAFYIVYLDFASSEPDKLQLTYIQFLVCGILGLISAILFENSHIVFSWQFISGLLYLTIFATIISMWVQNQFQGDTTPTRAALIFAMEPVIAAVFAYYFRSEIIGVVGIMGGAIILVGLLVSEFSDNLPFLKKELL from the coding sequence ATGACAAAACAGCATAGAGCCGAGTTGTACATGGCGGCGGTTACCTTTATTTGGGGAAGCACTTTCGTTATAAGCAAATCTCTGCTTGATTACACAACACCGCTGGCTTACACTGCATTGCGTTTTTTCCTCTCAGCCGCAATAGTTATGATCTTATTTTACAAACGAGTCTCGGTCATTCCACTTTCAACAATGTTGAAAGGTTCTGTTTTAGGAATATTATTATTTTTTGGATTTGCTTTGCAAACCGTAGGTCTTCAATACACAACGGCTTCAAAATCTGCCTTCTTTACAGGTATGCTGGTAGTTTTAACACCGATAGTTTATTTCACTGTCCAACATTTTCTCAAGATGGAAAAGAAACCATTGCGGACCGGAAACATTATCGGCGTTATTTTTGCGGCATTCGGACTTTTTCTTCTCACATCACCGGAAGGATCTTCATTTAATTTCGGCGATGCGTTGACACTGGGATGTGCAGGACTATTCGCATTTTATATCGTTTACCTTGATTTTGCATCGAGTGAGCCGGATAAATTACAGCTGACATACATTCAGTTTTTAGTTTGTGGAATTCTAGGTTTAATATCGGCGATTCTTTTCGAAAACTCACATATAGTTTTTTCATGGCAATTTATTTCAGGGCTGCTTTATTTAACTATATTCGCGACTATTATCTCAATGTGGGTTCAAAATCAGTTTCAAGGTGATACAACCCCAACAAGAGCAGCTTTAATATTTGCTATGGAACCAGTGATTGCTGCAGTCTTTGCGTATTATTTTCGAAGTGAAATTATCGGTGTTGTTGGAATTATGGGTGGTGCGATTATTCTAGTCGGGCTGCTAGTTTCAGAATTCTCAGACAATCTTCCGTTTCTGAAAAAAGAATTATTGTAA
- a CDS encoding acylphosphatase, which yields MNEHQVHMIVRGMVQGVGFRYFVYQRAIGLGLKGYVRNLSNGNVEIEVSGNRSLVEELIQMVKIGPRASKVTDVQIQIINSDLNHTSFEKK from the coding sequence ATGAATGAACATCAAGTGCATATGATCGTTAGAGGGATGGTGCAAGGTGTCGGATTTCGTTACTTTGTCTACCAACGTGCGATTGGATTAGGATTAAAAGGATACGTACGGAACCTTTCTAACGGTAATGTTGAAATTGAAGTTTCGGGAAATAGGTCATTAGTTGAAGAGCTAATTCAGATGGTGAAGATCGGCCCCAGAGCATCAAAAGTGACTGATGTGCAAATTCAAATAATAAATTCAGATTTAAATCATACATCATTCGAGAAAAAGTGA
- a CDS encoding DUF362 domain-containing protein — protein sequence MTKSKVAVIKTEPRTVLDDIIHLMELADVKSSLDKNSTTILKDNISWHFPFPGANTTPWQLEGCVKGLHANGLNDLVCIQNKTVVTNAFKGEDLNHYVPIFKKYNIPVLYNFKKEDMNWIRYTPKKAMHVLNKIYPEGIYIPDYFFGKNIIHLPTVKCHIYTTTTGAMKNAFGGLLNTKRHYTHSWIHKTLVDLLAIQKEIHPGIFAVMDGTTAGNGPGPRTMKPVIKNCMLASSDQVAIDAVSAKMMGFDPMSIEYIALAHQQKLGIGDVREIEIVGEDISKESWGFEVGDNGASIVGDLLWFGPLKSLQKLFFHTPLVHIFVLGSEIFHDYYRWPFIDKKIFNNWKNTTAWGKLFEDYEFPKE from the coding sequence ATGACAAAATCAAAAGTTGCCGTAATTAAAACAGAACCTAGAACCGTTTTAGATGATATTATTCATTTAATGGAGTTGGCGGATGTTAAGAGTTCGCTTGATAAGAACTCAACGACAATACTCAAAGATAATATATCATGGCATTTTCCGTTCCCTGGGGCAAATACAACCCCATGGCAACTAGAAGGATGTGTAAAAGGGCTGCATGCGAATGGACTCAATGACCTCGTTTGTATTCAGAATAAAACAGTTGTAACAAACGCGTTCAAAGGTGAAGACCTGAATCATTATGTCCCGATTTTCAAAAAATACAATATTCCCGTCCTTTATAATTTTAAAAAAGAGGATATGAATTGGATTCGGTACACGCCTAAAAAAGCGATGCACGTATTGAATAAAATATATCCAGAAGGAATTTACATACCCGATTATTTTTTCGGAAAAAATATTATTCATCTTCCAACTGTGAAATGTCATATCTATACAACAACCACTGGTGCGATGAAAAACGCATTCGGCGGATTATTAAATACAAAACGCCATTATACTCACTCATGGATCCACAAAACACTTGTTGACCTTCTTGCCATACAAAAAGAAATTCATCCAGGCATTTTCGCGGTCATGGATGGAACCACTGCGGGAAATGGTCCTGGTCCAAGAACAATGAAACCGGTTATTAAAAACTGTATGCTTGCAAGTTCTGATCAGGTTGCAATAGATGCTGTTTCTGCTAAGATGATGGGATTTGATCCTATGAGTATTGAATATATAGCGTTGGCTCATCAACAAAAACTTGGAATCGGTGATGTTCGTGAAATTGAAATAGTTGGCGAGGATATATCAAAAGAATCATGGGGATTTGAAGTGGGTGACAATGGTGCAAGCATCGTCGGGGATCTTCTTTGGTTTGGTCCTCTTAAATCATTACAAAAATTATTTTTTCATACACCGTTAGTTCACATCTTTGTTCTCGGCTCTGAAATATTTCACGATTATTACCGATGGCCATTTATCGACAAAAAAATATTTAACAACTGGAAAAATACTACTGCATGGGGAAAGTTGTTTGAGGATTATGAATTTCCAAAAGAATAA
- the lnt gene encoding apolipoprotein N-acyltransferase has translation MSIKIKIALTLIFGICLGIAYPPFQFGWLAFVVFIPFLIGIDNSKTFRETFFFSFIAFFIFSIITLYWVGAFHIHKDIYLLITGVALLIVCPLWFSILISLHYFIKKQFGRNISLITFPFIWVGWEYILTRLEIGFPWLSLGHTQSYDLAAVQFASFTGVYGVSFWIISINIISFYFLSKILNKEWLWFSLKSLLFILMILIIYFIPKFYGYTILKNNSEVYDGKYEKIKIGVIQPNINSYEKWFGDLDKQINILQHLSNQAASENVDLILWPETAVPKYLLFPANYDIYNRIKNQVDSININLFTGVTDWTLYKDISMAPRSSKYTEGGQRYDVFNSAVLLEPHNEVIQKYDKMLLVPFAERIPWAEELSFLNLDFIRWNFGTSGYGKGVDTTVFVFCPKNMADVKFSVMICFESVFPEFVSRFVQKGSQFLVVLTNDNWWGRTSGPYQHLQFDIFRAIENRRWLVRCNNGGISSFIDPFGRMISFTDIGEATILVNSVELRNEITYFTAHGDMLGRGCWYIFLFLFAISCISLIINRRKRDRGSISAGR, from the coding sequence ATGAGTATCAAAATCAAAATAGCGCTTACATTGATATTTGGAATCTGTCTGGGAATAGCTTATCCGCCATTCCAATTCGGTTGGTTGGCGTTCGTGGTTTTTATTCCGTTTTTAATTGGAATAGATAATTCAAAAACTTTTCGCGAAACATTCTTTTTCAGCTTCATCGCATTTTTTATTTTCTCAATCATCACTCTTTATTGGGTCGGAGCTTTTCACATCCATAAAGATATTTATCTTCTGATAACGGGTGTGGCGTTGCTAATCGTTTGCCCATTATGGTTCTCTATTTTGATCAGTTTACATTATTTTATTAAAAAACAATTCGGCAGAAATATCTCTCTCATAACATTTCCATTCATTTGGGTTGGGTGGGAGTACATTTTAACTAGACTTGAAATCGGATTTCCTTGGTTATCATTAGGGCACACGCAAAGTTACGATTTAGCGGCTGTTCAATTCGCGTCATTTACCGGTGTATACGGTGTTTCATTCTGGATAATATCGATTAACATCATATCATTTTATTTTTTATCAAAAATATTAAATAAAGAATGGCTTTGGTTCTCACTTAAATCTTTATTATTTATTTTAATGATTCTCATAATATATTTTATTCCGAAATTCTACGGTTACACGATATTAAAAAACAATAGCGAAGTATATGATGGGAAATATGAAAAGATCAAGATCGGTGTCATACAGCCGAACATCAACTCATATGAGAAATGGTTCGGTGATTTAGACAAACAAATAAATATATTGCAGCACCTATCGAACCAAGCCGCAAGCGAAAATGTTGATTTGATTCTTTGGCCCGAAACTGCCGTACCTAAATATTTATTATTTCCCGCGAATTATGATATTTACAATCGTATTAAAAATCAGGTAGATTCGATTAACATAAATTTATTTACCGGTGTTACAGATTGGACTTTGTACAAAGACATCTCAATGGCGCCTCGTAGCAGCAAATATACTGAGGGAGGTCAAAGGTACGACGTATTCAATTCTGCGGTATTACTGGAACCTCACAATGAAGTTATTCAAAAATATGATAAAATGTTACTCGTACCTTTTGCTGAAAGAATCCCTTGGGCAGAAGAACTGAGTTTTCTAAATCTCGATTTTATCCGTTGGAATTTTGGAACGTCCGGATACGGAAAAGGAGTGGATACGACTGTCTTTGTTTTCTGTCCGAAGAATATGGCAGACGTAAAATTTTCAGTCATGATATGCTTTGAATCAGTATTTCCGGAATTCGTATCCAGATTCGTGCAGAAGGGATCTCAATTTCTTGTTGTGCTTACGAATGATAATTGGTGGGGAAGAACATCCGGTCCGTACCAGCATTTGCAATTCGATATATTCAGAGCAATTGAAAACAGACGATGGTTGGTGAGATGTAACAATGGTGGAATATCTTCTTTCATCGATCCGTTTGGAAGAATGATCTCCTTCACGGATATCGGTGAGGCAACAATTCTGGTAAACTCGGTTGAGTTAAGAAATGAAATAACTTATTTCACGGCTCATGGTGACATGCTTGGAAGAGGTTGCTGGTATATTTTCCTTTTCTTATTCGCAATATCGTGCATAAGTTTAATAATCAATCGGAGAAAGCGAGATCGCGGATCTATATCGGCAGGTAGATAG